One Plasmodium malariae genome assembly, chromosome: 3 genomic window, TTTgtttaatttccttttttcctatttGACATGTTTTTGTGCAAATATTGAACCAAGGCACTTCCTCCATATATTCTTGGTGCTAGTAAAAAACACATATCGCGATTTAAAGTTAGATCAAgcagaggaaaaaaaaaagatatgctACAAGGGGGCAAGTGATGTTTGCATTAGTAATAGTTACTCACGAAATGATACTTCCACGAACTACTACCCTCCTGTTGAGCAAAGATATAAGGACAAAATTATCATCTCccaaaaaaaattcatacaACTCTTAACACATTACTGTACTgacaatataaattttttttcctttaatgaAATAGGTTTAATATGTGAAGCGCTTTGCCATTTTTCCCTAAAAGAAAATCCATTCGTCGAATATTGGAATAGTTTCCTCTTTTACACCTTCGAAGTGAGCTCAAAAAAGGGAGTCAAAAATGTGTGCAGAGTGGAAAATAGTGAAAATAGAGGAAGTAGTGTAAATAGTGAAAATAGAGGAAGTAGTGTAAATAGTGAAATTAGTGGAAGTAGTGTAAATAGTGAAATTAGTGGGAGTAGTGTAAATAGTGAAATTAGTGGAAGTAGTGTAAATAGTGAAATTAGTGGAAGTAGTGTAAATAGTGAAATTAGTGGAAGTAGTGTAAATAGTGAAATTAGTGGAAGTAGTGTAAATAGTGAAAATACTGGAAGTAATGAAAACGGTAAAAACAGCAAAAACAGCAAAAACAGCAAAAACAGCAAAAACAGCAAAAACAGCAAAAACAGCAAAAACAACAGAAATCATGAAAAcgataaaaataacaacTGTAAAAATAGTGCAAATTATTGCTCAACGTTATGCACggacaataatattttaacaaaaaaatatgaacgttcagaattatttacaaaaaggaaaagagcaaaaaattatgaaaatcgCACGTGTAGTAATATTCATTATGACAAATTTGTAGAACTGAATGGAAGAAATGTACTAAgtattcttaaatatattcttagtTATCGTAATTTATTTCCAGACATTATATACATAGGAAGTAAGCtcaagaaaattttttttaatattaaccTTGATACAAATTTACATGAATGTTCAGAAATTTTATATCactttaaatgtataaatgagCTAAGCATAACAtatttgaaagaaaaaataaatttgtatgAATATCAATTTAAAGAcgaatttataaattcttattatttacaatgtcttttaaaaatagctCACCTGTATTCCTACGAACAGTTATCTAGTcatattccatttttaaatatatttttacacaatatacataaattttcaaCAGAAAATGCATGTTCGTTACTCGGATTGATATTTAAAAGTTATGAGTATAGTTCATATAACAATTCTGCTCCAAAGTTAAATGCTACCAACAGTAGGAAAATGTGCGTAAGGAGTGCCATTGGGTGGGACACAAATTGCACTGTCCAAACTTACTACAATCACTCCCATAACGACCTTTTCGTGAAGAATACCTTTTTACACAACTCTGTCTGTTCCTCTACACACGAAAATTGTCAATCagtatttcatttaaatcaGTTTCGTGGAATTAAAGAAAGTGCATGTTTCTTTAACCCCAATTGGGTGAATGCCCCACCGAatagtgaaaaaaaagaaaaactaaCAGGGAATCGAACAAACAGGAATAGTactgttttatttaatgatGCTTCTTCATATGATTACAATAAGCTGCTGCTTAGTCTTCTCTCTACGCTGTGCTATACATGTAGCGAAATaactaatattatttcatacaaagaaattctttttttatgtgaaATATTGAGTACACAACTCTTCGTTCCTAATTCAGTGCTTACCAGTATATACAATCGAATATGTAATGATATAGAAAAAGGTAAATTTTATCATACTGACATATCCATACAACAATTAGAGTACTTATTTTTCATTGcttgttttatatatgacaataattttgaaaatacaaAGCTACTAAGATGTTTAataaacttatttttaaataaaaataaagaagtatCCTCATTAagatatatgaatatttatgcattttatttgttGACATTGAAAAAAGCAAGTATCTTCATTCCGccgaaatattttaatttcgtACTGCAAAATATTACACTACTCAACTATTCGATGCTTTATAAcaatcttttaatttattttttaaaatgttcaaAAAGGAACTATAAACATATTGTAAGCGAAAGGACAATAGAAGAAGCAGAAAAAAGGAGATATACAAGAGGTGGATACAAAATGGGTGGATACAAAATGGGTGGATACAAAAAGGGTGAATACAAAAAGGGTGAATACAAAAAGGGTGAATACAAAAAGGGTGAATACAAAAAGGGTGAATACTACAAGGGTGGATACTACAAGGgagataaaaagaagaagtatATAGACATTCCTTCCTTCAAAAAACTAACAACACATTATGCGTTAACATCTCCTAAACATAAAATGAATGCGCTtgtttttaatgaaaaatgctTTAACACTGAgcttcttaaaatttttttgtatctgTGGAATATTACTTCCTCTAGGCCTGGGAGGAAAATACTTGATTTATTAGTtgtattaaatatgttttatgatgatataaatatacgttaCTACCTACTCAACAGTTGtacacttaaaaaaataaaacgttATGTACACCTATTGGCAGGAAAAATGGATAAACGATTTGTTGTTTTCtgtaaagataaaataagaaaaaaaatcattcaTTTTGATTTAGACAAACTCCAAAAGATTAGCAGTAACGCACATTTAagagataataataatatacaacaaaaaaacgatttatcaaaattagaaaaaattaaagagaGCGAAAATTACCTACTAAATGATTATAAGCACAAGAAAAATATTGCTATTATAAAGGATGTGAAAAATGCTAAGTTGGCCAAGTATTTTACAAATTGCAAAAGGGGTGCACCCGTTCAACAATTTTTGTCCATATATTGCGAATAGAAATACGCACAAAAAGGGGGATGATCGGAGAAAAAGGATCAACTGAGTTTGAACACATCCATGTAAGGACGACCTCGTATGATCGGTCCCCTATGTGTATGATTATGTATCCGTGGAAAAAAtaagcgaaaaaaaaaaaaaaaaaaaaaaagtattccAAATGTACATACGCTGCTAATGCGAATACTAATATTAATACTAATGCCCCTCGTGTACTGGGATTACGCTGAAGGAACAGTCAAACGTATTGACGCTTAAGCTGTAAGCAATACATTGACAACGTCAAACTACATACATGTTCATGTTATATACTCCGCGCTCTAAATACGTTAAAAAATGCAGggtttatattaaatttttttacacattAAATGGGTTGGAAAATACAAGTTTTTAAAGTTATATGGAgttgtaaattaaaaagagacaaataaaaatgaaaagtgaGAGGTGCTTGCCCATGCAGCAATGGCATCCCAAAAAACGTGTACAAGGTAAAGGtgtataaaaacaaatttctTACTTTCATAACACTTGGGAGTCTTccattttttgcatttttaacCTTTAcacttttccattttttaattttttttttttttttaattaatcaaattaaaaatgtagtGGCGTATTTTCCCAATCATTTATTACCATTTCtcacgtattttttttttttttttccttttttttgaaaaaaaaaacaatccAAATGctgcttcattttttcacCTTATTATGCCCAATTTATATTTcgattttttaatattccgCTATTTTGAAAATCTTAACTTTGTTGctactttaaaaataaattatttctcCATCAATTTAGCAGAGCGATGCATAAAAGGGGTGGAAGAGCATGCGCACGTGTTTGTTTAACACAGATTTGTCCCTCGTTCATTTCCAATGGACCATGGTCCCTCGCTTGGTACGCTACTTCAAAAGACTAATCATATTTCCCTATAAAATAATCCTTATCAAAATGATATATTCTTGCAAATCCGTCTTCACCCCCTGAAACGAAACCATCTCCGTGtggtaaaaatttaatagaaTGTACAGTACCGAAATGTCCTTTAACACTGCCTAGCTCATTTGCATGTATTATATCATAAAGCAGAGTTTGAAACTTTCCCTCTCCTGTAGCAGTCGTGGTAACATGTTCAGCTGCTTGACCACCTGCTAGGATAATATGATTTTTTGGATTATTTTCACTTTTAAACAATGGGGATATATCACATGTATTTAAAGGTCTATCAgctttatattcatttataatttcaaaatttatagCATCCCTCAGGGTTGCTGTTCCATCTGTTGATGAACTCAACATGATCATCCTATCTTTATCAAAAGCTAAATTTGTAACCTCTTTTGAATGAGCTTggaatttattcatttgatGACCATCCTCAGCATTCCATATTACTATTTCCCCATTTTCATGTGctgataaaattattttatcaaaaaaacaCCACCTCACTTGTATGCACCTACTCTCATGTTCTTGTTTCCATATCAATGTATCACTTTTTAaatcatataatttaataaatcttTTATGGTCAGCTTTTAACCTATCATTTGCTACAACTATTTTATTCTGATCTAATGGATTTTTATTAAACTCAACAAATCGCACAGGACCGCTCTCTTCAATAACTTTTAAAGTTTCTCCTGTGTACAcgtcaaatatataaactttaTTAGCTGCAGATGAGCATACTATTCTTTTGCTATCGTAAGTAACATCCGAATTATACACAGCCCCGCTGCACTCGTACAGGCCTAAAGGATGTGAATaccaaagaaaaaaaaaaaaaaaaaaaaaaaaaaaaaaaaataaccacaagtatttatttttttagaacaAATTATACAGCTGCTCTAAATGAGTTAACTCACTACGGGCAGTTATTgggaaattaaaaagaagcaAAACTCCATAGCATTCTTGCAAATATAAACGAGCGATTTTTTTTCCATGTCAGGGAAAATATGACCAAGTCaggaaaaaatacaataatacgtcatacaaaaaataacatgACATAATGACAACACTGCAACAATACAacatgatatataaaaaatataacctATTTGGCTTCCATCTGATAATCTccacaaaataaattttttatcctACAAAATGGGAGAAGAAATTACAACCACACATGTACAAGCATGTTACATGCACATAACGTACATATTGTGtacatattatgtacatatcatgtgcatattatgtatatatatgcatatatatgcatatatatgtgcatgaaCATACAAAAATGAATAGAAAATCAGCCCCATGGTGAAATAAAAATCTCCGAGCAGTTTTacatatactaatatatcGCTGTAGCTTttcttatgaaaaaaataaatctgaacaagcaaataaaaaaaattatagcaactttttaaacatttatattttttcttctctaaCCCTTCCtgttgtaaataataaatctccatcataatttgtatttacaTGCGTTAACGGACGATTATGAccacataaatattttcttttcattttaaaaaaacgcTAAAATTTGCGGTGAATGtgcttatttaatttatatatacgtgtacatacaaacatagaaacgtacatacgtatatacgtacatccatatatatgtatatatgtatgtatatttatcctATTTTACTTAGGTTAACAAATTAACTAATGGgattactatatattttgacTTAACCTTTcggaattattttaattttacactATTTTATCTatgctcattttttttttttttcactttcaaattttatgaacatgtacataaatattaattacgtatgtacgtaaatattaattacgtatctatataaacattaattacgtatgtatataaacattaattacgtatgtataaatgtatatatgtatgtataagtatatgtatgtataagtatatgtatgtatatgtatgtatgtatgtatgtatgtataggtatatgtatgtatatgtaagtataaatatatatagtatatgtaagtatatgtatgtatatttatacagtTGAAACGTTTCTATTTCAGCGCGCGCCGCTCCTAGGGTGATACATAATTCGTTAAAATGACGAGTTTATAAACACACAGCAACCAAAAATAccttcatttaatttaactttattttttttttaattttatttcattttgatttcattttattcaatttaataaaatatattttaattcaatgcaattaaattttttttttttaagttattcTTGTTTCTGTGCTTTGACAACAGgatattcttttctttttttttcatttatgtagtcattttttccttgacttttaaaaaagaaagaaaagaaaaaaaggaaagaaatgaaaaaaaagaaaaaaaggaaagaaatgaaaaaaaagaaaaaaaggaaagaaatgaaaaaaaagaaaaaaagaaagaaaagaaaaaaaagaaaaaaagaaaaaaaagaaaaaaaagaaagaaaaaaagaaaaagaaaattccTGGCCAATTAATAGTAGAATGCAcagtaaatatgtatatattaaatatacatataatatgtattatgtatatattggCTTAATCTTTTCTCTTTTGAAAAAAggtatacgcatatatatattatatatataatataaaattacctTATAGagagcaaaataaaatacccCTCACCTAAATACGTGTaagtttatatacatatatatatatatatactatgtatatagatataatatgtatatataatatttttggtaccatattttattgtatattaatttttataaaattattaaaaaaaaaaaggaaaaaggcaggaaaaacaaatatttatttttccttttttgatgtttctcttcttttttttttttttattattagtatattttataattttttatgtcctatttttcatttgccttttttcctttttttgacTATGTTTTTccataaacaaaaaaaaaaaaataaaataaaaataatgttacctacaaaaaaaaatacattattatcCCTCATttgttgtattatttttccttttcattttttttttttttaatttaaaaaaagtatacatatgtatgtatgtatttgtatatgtatgtaatatatatttatatatatgtattcctCAAATTTTGATACATATCAGTATATAATtgcttctttattttgtcGTTTTTTAATGAACTTATTTGGTTATTCTCAAAATACTGtttgatttttttatatacttatataagcAGTTGTATTTTGCATATTATTGAGTAGGTTCAGTGTATGtctctaatatatatagttttatacatataaacgtatgcatacatataaattattatttatatatatatatatatatatatttgtatatatgtatgtataataatatttcttgtTATAATATTGTGTTGTATTTTCTTATGCATAGAAATTccactattttttttttcttttttttattaatttattttttaatgtaattaaGTTGTAGTAATatgttgttttattattaataaatatttaccatataataatatatatttagtaataatcataatttataccattattattttttaataatttatttttttataatttacttaaatttctcaattttcataattttcttaattttcaTAATGTACTCAATTTTCTCAATTTTCTCAATTTTCTCAATTTTCTCAATTTTCtcaattttcttaattttctcaattttcataattatatttatttattttttaattttaactattttattataattttttatgatacgcttaatatcaatttttcgttatattattttcccaTTGTTGcaaaacaatattttaaaaaaaaaaaaataaaataataaaatatagaaaaaaagaggagatacatacatatatatacatacatacgtacatacgtactcttatatatgtagaagcttagaaaataatatgttatacatactacatttatccttttacaaaatatgtGAAAGAGATATTagattgtaaaaaaaaaatagagaatacgaattttatattaattttcacGTTAGTAAATGT contains:
- the PmUG01_03023200 gene encoding conserved Plasmodium protein, unknown function; the encoded protein is MATHPYSLKLLNTSIKRKVKNVEVFKSNNSLYTKFKGLSKKCEREINKEIITLRSYLFKKDEAYLNEKDISKILNKIIKKKITNEYIWNSIKNLIFKFNLKCLHNSLDISSCVQNNNVLVSPNKVVGNYNKNFDHINVYLLAIAIQTSNKRSACLFNFLFSYLTCFCANIEPRHFLHIFLVLVKNTYRDLKLDQAEEKKKICYKGASDVCISNSYSRNDTSTNYYPPVEQRYKDKIIISQKKFIQLLTHYCTDNINFFSFNEIGLICEALCHFSLKENPFVEYWNSFLFYTFEVSSKKGVKNVCRVENSENRGSSVNSENRGSSVNSEISGSSVNSEISGSSVNSEISGSSVNSEISGSSVNSEISGSSVNSEISGSSVNSENTGSNENGKNSKNSKNSKNSKNSKNSKNSKNNRNHENDKNNNCKNSANYCSTLCTDNNILTKKYERSELFTKRKRAKNYENRTCSNIHYDKFVELNGRNVLSILKYILSYRNLFPDIIYIGSKLKKIFFNINLDTNLHECSEILYHFKCINELSITYLKEKINLYEYQFKDEFINSYYLQCLLKIAHLYSYEQLSSHIPFLNIFLHNIHKFSTENACSLLGLIFKSYEYSSYNNSAPKLNATNSRKMCVRSAIGWDTNCTVQTYYNHSHNDLFVKNTFLHNSVCSSTHENCQSVFHLNQFRGIKESACFFNPNWVNAPPNSEKKEKLTGNRTNRNSTVLFNDASSYDYNKLLLSLLSTLCYTCSEITNIISYKEILFLCEILSTQLFVPNSVLTSIYNRICNDIEKGKFYHTDISIQQLEYLFFIACFIYDNNFENTKLLRCLINLFLNKNKEVSSLRYMNIYAFYLLTLKKASIFIPPKYFNFVLQNITLLNYSMLYNNLLIYFLKCSKRNYKHIVSERTIEEAEKRRYTRGGYKMGGYKMGGYKKGEYKKGEYKKGEYKKGEYKKGEYYKGGYYKGDKKKKYIDIPSFKKLTTHYALTSPKHKMNALVFNEKCFNTELLKIFLYLWNITSSRPGRKILDLLVVLNMFYDDINIRYYLLNSCTLKKIKRYVHLLAGKMDKRFVVFCKDKIRKKIIHFDLDKLQKISSNAHLRDNNNIQQKNDLSKLEKIKESENYLLNDYKHKKNIAIIKDVKNAKLAKYFTNCKRGAPVQQFLSIYCE
- the EIF3I gene encoding eukaryotic translation initiation factor 3 subunit I, putative, producing MKRKYLCGHNRPLTHVNTNYDGDLLFTTGRDKKFILWRLSDGSQIGLYECSGAVYNSDVTYDSKRIVCSSAANKVYIFDVYTGETLKVIEESGPVRFVEFNKNPLDQNKIVVANDRLKADHKRFIKLYDLKSDTLIWKQEHESRCIQVRWCFFDKIILSAHENGEIVIWNAEDGHQMNKFQAHSKEVTNLAFDKDRMIMLSSSTDGTATLRDAINFEIINEYKADRPLNTCDISPLFKSENNPKNHIILAGGQAAEHVTTTATGEGKFQTLLYDIIHANELGSVKGHFGTVHSIKFLPHGDGFVSGGEDGFARIYHFDKDYFIGKYD